In Acidobacteriota bacterium, one genomic interval encodes:
- a CDS encoding sigma-54-dependent Fis family transcriptional regulator, with amino-acid sequence MAGIVDRSANSPIQTQLSHADDGDSTARSGTDTRRVLWIDDVVDNICVRLLDLEGFKTDCASTGSSGLARARSQRYDAYIIDLQLPDMYGLTVLERLVAEGSQAPALVLTGCYTEHESETLARQLGAADFRCKPIAAGDLALTLKFMTAKPHLTAGSERRARAVPACTPEPRFAIVAVSAAMQSVLEWVDRVGPTTMPALITGETGTGKELVARALHEHSDRRAHTFLAINCSAFLEGLLETELFGHRRGAFTGAFQDKKGLLEEAANGTV; translated from the coding sequence ATGGCAGGGATTGTTGATCGCAGTGCAAACTCACCGATTCAAACCCAGCTGTCGCACGCTGATGATGGCGATTCCACGGCCCGCAGCGGAACCGACACGCGGAGAGTGCTCTGGATCGACGACGTCGTGGACAATATTTGCGTTCGCCTTCTCGATCTCGAGGGGTTCAAGACGGATTGCGCCAGCACGGGCTCGTCCGGCCTCGCCCGCGCGCGATCACAAAGATACGACGCGTACATCATCGACTTGCAGTTGCCGGACATGTACGGGTTGACGGTTCTGGAGAGGCTCGTCGCCGAAGGCAGCCAAGCGCCTGCCTTAGTACTGACCGGATGCTACACAGAGCACGAGTCCGAGACGCTTGCGCGACAACTGGGGGCCGCAGACTTCCGCTGCAAGCCCATTGCCGCCGGCGACCTGGCGTTGACGCTGAAGTTCATGACCGCGAAGCCACATCTCACGGCTGGCTCGGAGCGGAGGGCGCGCGCTGTGCCCGCGTGCACACCGGAGCCGCGGTTCGCGATCGTGGCTGTCAGTGCGGCCATGCAGTCAGTTCTTGAGTGGGTCGACCGCGTCGGACCGACGACGATGCCGGCCTTGATCACCGGCGAGACTGGCACCGGCAAGGAACTTGTCGCACGGGCACTCCACGAGCACAGCGACCGACGCGCGCACACTTTTCTCGCGATCAACTGCAGCGCCTTTCTTGAGGGGTTGCTTGAAACAGAACTATTCGGCCACCGCCGAGGCGCTTTCACCGGAGCGTTTCAAGACAAAAAAGGCCTACTGGAAGAGGCCGCGAACGGAACGGTTT